A single window of Candidatus Kuenenbacteria bacterium DNA harbors:
- a CDS encoding cell wall metabolism sensor histidine kinase WalK codes for MSIKLKIFVYFLFIFITVSLVGAYTFFVSQKINDYLENDLPADISAVQITSKLDTLAQIIRYEDEVLTQSARNYAFTGDKKWKDRYEESAIKLDQRINEAIAAGDNFDKEVFSSINEANLALVDMEVKSMAHVDNNDLDLAQEILNSEEYAVQNGIYKSGIDKYLSRRGADFDSATEVSTKRLEESKVELSKLINRQGLSVLIFLILSIFVLLFIIYFIFKTFMLPLGIFKATAKEVVKGNLKAEVRVKNKDEIGDFAKDFNKMTSTLRETIESVNQKVAEQTKDLAKKSADLAKQQKAILNILEDVQEEKQKAESLAAIVRDAEEPIIGKKLDGTIISWNHGAENLYGYTTNEIVGKSIKTIIPRDRWKEVDRILKTIKEGKLVEHEQTIRQKKDGTLVDVSISVSPIKDFTGQIIGASSIALDITKEKQIDRAKTEFVSLASHQLRTPLSAINWYAEMLLAGDAGKINEEQKQYLEEIYRGNQRMVELVNALLNVSRLELGTFMVEPESLLITDLAAEVIKELKPLLDKKKVTLKTQFETKLPKLMLDRKLTTIILQNLLSNSIKYNKDNGRVDFSISTKDKFLEIKVKDTGLGVPKKQQEKIFEKLFRADNVRSTDTEGTGLGLYIVKSIVGNSGGKIWLESEENKGSTFYVHLPLSGMKAKKGDKKLS; via the coding sequence ATGTCCATCAAATTAAAAATATTTGTATATTTTCTTTTTATATTCATAACCGTCTCTCTGGTTGGCGCCTATACATTTTTTGTTTCCCAAAAAATAAACGACTATCTAGAAAATGATCTGCCAGCGGATATTTCTGCTGTCCAAATAACTTCCAAGCTTGATACCCTTGCTCAGATAATTCGCTATGAAGATGAGGTGTTGACGCAATCAGCCAGAAATTATGCTTTTACCGGTGACAAAAAATGGAAAGATCGCTATGAAGAGTCTGCTATCAAGCTCGACCAAAGAATTAATGAAGCTATCGCCGCGGGTGACAATTTTGATAAAGAGGTTTTTTCTAGTATTAATGAAGCCAATTTGGCCTTGGTTGATATGGAGGTCAAATCAATGGCCCATGTGGATAATAATGATTTGGATTTGGCCCAAGAAATTTTAAACAGCGAAGAATACGCCGTCCAAAATGGTATTTATAAATCAGGGATTGACAAATATCTTTCTCGCCGTGGAGCTGATTTTGATTCCGCTACGGAGGTTTCTACAAAACGCTTGGAGGAGAGCAAGGTGGAGCTTAGTAAATTGATCAATAGGCAGGGCCTTTCAGTGCTCATATTTTTAATCTTATCGATTTTTGTTTTATTATTTATAATTTATTTCATTTTCAAAACATTCATGCTCCCACTGGGCATCTTTAAGGCAACAGCCAAAGAAGTCGTCAAGGGCAACCTCAAAGCAGAAGTCAGGGTTAAGAACAAAGACGAAATTGGTGATTTCGCCAAAGATTTTAACAAAATGACCTCCACCCTGAGAGAAACCATTGAAAGCGTCAACCAAAAAGTGGCCGAGCAAACCAAGGATTTGGCCAAAAAATCAGCCGACCTCGCCAAGCAACAAAAGGCCATTTTAAATATTCTTGAAGACGTTCAGGAGGAAAAACAAAAAGCCGAGAGCCTGGCTGCCATTGTCCGTGATGCCGAGGAGCCGATAATCGGCAAAAAACTCGATGGCACCATTATCAGCTGGAATCATGGAGCCGAAAATTTATATGGTTATACCACAAATGAAATAGTCGGCAAATCAATAAAGACTATTATTCCCAGAGACAGGTGGAAAGAGGTTGACCGTATATTAAAAACAATAAAAGAAGGTAAGTTGGTAGAACATGAACAAACAATTAGACAAAAAAAGGATGGCACCCTGGTTGATGTTTCTATCTCTGTCTCTCCCATAAAAGATTTTACTGGCCAGATTATTGGCGCTTCTTCTATTGCCCTAGACATCACCAAAGAAAAACAAATTGACCGCGCCAAAACAGAGTTTGTCTCTCTAGCCAGTCACCAATTACGCACCCCGCTCTCGGCTATCAATTGGTATGCCGAAATGCTTCTGGCCGGTGACGCTGGCAAGATAAACGAGGAGCAAAAACAATATTTGGAAGAAATTTATCGCGGCAACCAGCGCATGGTAGAGCTTGTAAACGCCCTCTTAAATGTTTCTCGCCTGGAGCTTGGTACTTTTATGGTCGAACCGGAGTCATTATTAATCACCGATTTGGCCGCTGAAGTTATCAAAGAATTAAAGCCGCTTTTGGATAAGAAAAAGGTCACCTTAAAAACGCAATTTGAAACAAAGCTGCCCAAATTGATGCTCGATCGCAAGCTTACCACTATTATCCTCCAGAATCTTCTCTCCAACTCGATCAAATACAATAAAGATAACGGCAGGGTTGATTTTTCTATTTCCACCAAAGACAAATTTTTAGAGATCAAGGTTAAGGATACTGGACTTGGCGTCCCCAAAAAGCAGCAAGAAAAAATATTTGAAAAATTATTTCGGGCCGACAATGTTCGCTCTACTGATACCGAAGGCACTGGGCTTGGTTTATACATAGTCAAGTCAATTGTAGGCAATTCTGGCGGCAAAATTTGGCTAGAATCAGAAGAGAATAAAGGCAGCACCTTTTATGTCCACTTGCCGCTTAGCGGGATGAAAGCCAAAAAGGGGGACAAAAAATTATCCTAA
- the ftsA gene encoding cell division protein FtsA — MKDQFITGLDIGTSYIRVATGQFNPQDGNFYIVGCGEVASSGISKGVIVSIEDAVSSITSCLEQSERMIGSPIEKVFVGISGSHIITQESKGVITVSRANGEIREDDVDRAIQAAQTVATPPNYEILHVIPKSFTIDNQTGIKDPVGMTGIRLEVSTQIILGLSSQIKNLTKAVYRTGVEIDDLVLSILANAESVLTKRQKELGVALVNIGESSTSVAVFEDGDLLNTFFVPLGSNHITSDIAIGLRTSLDVAENIKLENGQAVSDIVGKKEEINLADFSENESEKVSLKYISEIIEARVEEIFDMIDKELIKIDRSGLLPAGVVLTGGGAELPGIVEVAKKRFRLPASLGSPLNINTAIDKINNLSFTTAIGLAYWGAEALGGESSKIFSLPSIKSLGELSAKARKWFKNLINF, encoded by the coding sequence ATGAAAGATCAGTTTATCACCGGCTTGGATATTGGCACTTCCTATATCCGCGTTGCCACTGGACAATTCAACCCTCAGGATGGCAATTTTTATATTGTCGGTTGCGGTGAGGTAGCGTCTAGCGGCATTAGCAAGGGTGTTATAGTCAGCATCGAAGATGCCGTGTCTTCGATTACTAGTTGTTTAGAACAGTCAGAGCGCATGATCGGTTCTCCTATTGAAAAGGTTTTTGTTGGTATCTCCGGCTCGCATATTATTACCCAGGAATCAAAGGGAGTTATCACCGTTTCTCGGGCCAATGGAGAGATACGCGAGGACGACGTTGATCGCGCTATCCAAGCTGCTCAAACTGTCGCCACTCCTCCCAACTATGAAATCCTGCATGTTATTCCAAAAAGTTTTACCATTGATAATCAAACCGGCATCAAGGATCCTGTTGGCATGACGGGTATCAGACTGGAGGTTTCCACCCAGATTATTTTAGGTCTCTCTTCCCAAATAAAAAACCTTACCAAGGCTGTTTATCGTACCGGGGTAGAAATTGATGATTTGGTTTTGTCTATCTTGGCCAATGCAGAAAGCGTTCTGACAAAAAGGCAAAAAGAGCTTGGCGTCGCCCTAGTCAATATTGGTGAATCGTCTACTTCAGTTGCTGTTTTTGAGGATGGAGATTTGCTTAATACTTTTTTCGTACCGCTTGGTTCCAATCATATTACTTCAGACATTGCTATTGGGCTACGCACGTCTCTTGATGTGGCCGAAAATATCAAACTAGAAAATGGACAGGCAGTTTCTGATATAGTTGGCAAGAAAGAGGAAATAAACCTTGCAGATTTTTCTGAAAATGAAAGTGAGAAAGTTTCCCTCAAGTATATTTCCGAAATTATCGAAGCGCGGGTGGAAGAAATTTTTGATATGATTGATAAAGAATTAATAAAAATTGATCGCTCTGGCCTTTTGCCAGCTGGAGTCGTTTTGACTGGCGGCGGCGCAGAACTCCCGGGCATTGTTGAGGTTGCCAAGAAAAGATTTCGTCTCCCTGCTTCTCTTGGCTCGCCTCTAAATATTAATACGGCTATCGACAAAATAAATAATTTGTCTTTTACTACCGCGATTGGTTTGGCTTATTGGGGAGCCGAAGCTCTAGGGGGCGAATCATCAAAGATATTTAGTTTGCCCTCCATTAAGTCTCTGGGTGAGCTTAGTGCGAAGGCTAGAAAGTGGTTCAAAAATCTAATCAATTTTTAG
- a CDS encoding response regulator, translated as MPKNIKPTRKKNILVVEDEKPLQDAIRIKLEKSGFAVVTARTVEQALNYLKDIKEIDVIWLDHYLLGKEDGLDFVAEAKNRSQWKDIPIFVVSNTASADKVRSYLELGINKYYIKSEKRLDEIISDINDYLANKK; from the coding sequence ATGCCCAAAAATATAAAGCCAACCAGGAAGAAAAATATTTTAGTTGTTGAAGACGAAAAACCGCTACAAGACGCTATACGTATCAAGTTGGAAAAAAGCGGCTTTGCTGTGGTTACTGCGAGAACAGTAGAACAAGCTCTCAACTATCTGAAAGACATCAAAGAAATAGATGTTATTTGGCTTGACCACTATCTTTTGGGCAAAGAGGACGGCCTAGATTTTGTGGCAGAGGCCAAAAATAGATCTCAATGGAAAGACATTCCAATTTTTGTGGTTTCCAATACCGCTTCGGCCGATAAAGTACGCTCATACCTCGAGCTGGGAATAAATAAATATTATATCAAGTCGGAGAAACGCCTAGACGAAATAATAAGTGATATTAATGATTATTTGGCCAATAAAAAGTAA
- the ybeY gene encoding rRNA maturation RNase YbeY: MIEISGLAKTTLSKKGILKFINSTTRRLKIKKIELSLAFVDKKSIKKLNNTYRGLAKATDVLSFCYFWHRGSLNGEIIICYNIAQKQAHDSHHSIEREIKKLLVHGILHLIGHDHTKPREAEAMEKLEEKLLK, encoded by the coding sequence ATGATTGAGATATCCGGCCTGGCCAAAACCACATTATCAAAAAAAGGTATTTTAAAATTTATCAATAGTACCACCCGGCGGCTTAAGATAAAAAAAATAGAACTTTCACTCGCCTTTGTTGATAAAAAAAGTATAAAAAAATTAAACAACACTTACCGCGGTTTAGCCAAAGCCACTGATGTTTTAAGCTTTTGTTATTTTTGGCACCGAGGATCTTTGAATGGCGAAATTATTATTTGCTACAACATCGCCCAAAAACAAGCCCACGACTCACACCACTCGATCGAGCGAGAAATAAAAAAACTTTTGGTTCATGGTATCTTACACCTGATCGGTCATGATCATACCAAACCCAGAGAGGCGGAAGCGATGGAAAAACTAGAAGAAAAGCTGCTAAAATAA
- a CDS encoding PAS domain S-box protein: MKNRNYYNFFWLLLGLGVIFILGAHFTKFVANDAAAEFNASFISLSETYLAGVNPVRFQNLSGSLADLGNPDYIRLREQLAKMDMAGKNQGIRWIYTMRPVDDNIVFLVDSVATGQFGHSEPGDLYQNIPSDMLSAINAAWAGESTVVVGPYTDDWGTFLSFLSPIKDFETGQKYAILGTDVDYKYFKRAVYARSLPPILGTILVAVFYIFLFLYFNRLRSAHLSIKEEKEKFRAITESAKDAIVVMDNMGLVVFWNLGAVNMFGYKESEVLGKNLHNIITAKKEHRDKKNIIKFGQSGESAVLGKNIELPVKRKDGGSFYVELTVARVKLGGLWHAVGVMRDITDKRKSTEELKSHAAELERINRLMVDRELKMVELKKEINKFKDIK; the protein is encoded by the coding sequence ATGAAAAATAGAAATTATTATAATTTTTTTTGGTTATTATTAGGTCTGGGTGTTATTTTTATTTTGGGTGCTCATTTTACCAAATTTGTTGCCAACGATGCGGCCGCTGAGTTCAACGCCAGTTTTATATCGTTATCTGAGACCTATCTGGCCGGGGTCAATCCAGTCAGATTCCAAAACCTTTCCGGCTCTCTTGCTGATTTGGGAAATCCGGACTATATCCGCCTCAGAGAACAGCTTGCCAAGATGGATATGGCTGGCAAAAATCAGGGTATTCGCTGGATTTATACTATGCGCCCAGTCGATGATAATATCGTATTTTTGGTTGATTCTGTCGCTACTGGCCAATTCGGTCACAGTGAGCCTGGTGATCTATACCAAAATATTCCCAGTGATATGCTCTCGGCCATCAACGCTGCTTGGGCTGGAGAATCGACAGTTGTAGTTGGGCCCTACACTGACGATTGGGGCACATTCTTGTCGTTTTTGTCTCCCATTAAAGACTTTGAGACTGGACAAAAATATGCCATTCTTGGCACAGATGTAGATTACAAATATTTCAAAAGAGCAGTCTATGCACGCTCTTTGCCCCCAATTTTGGGCACTATTTTGGTTGCCGTATTTTATATTTTTTTATTTTTATATTTTAATAGATTGAGATCGGCCCATCTCTCTATTAAAGAGGAAAAAGAAAAATTTAGAGCCATTACCGAGTCGGCCAAGGATGCCATCGTGGTTATGGACAATATGGGCTTGGTTGTTTTTTGGAACCTCGGCGCTGTCAATATGTTTGGCTACAAAGAATCAGAAGTTTTGGGTAAAAATTTGCACAATATTATTACCGCCAAAAAAGAGCATCGAGACAAAAAGAATATTATAAAATTCGGGCAAAGCGGGGAGTCAGCTGTTTTGGGCAAGAACATAGAATTGCCGGTCAAAAGAAAAGATGGTGGTAGTTTTTATGTGGAATTAACAGTCGCACGAGTCAAGCTTGGCGGCTTGTGGCACGCCGTCGGCGTTATGCGCGATATTACAGACAAAAGAAAATCAACAGAAGAATTAAAATCTCATGCTGCGGAACTGGAAAGGATCAACCGCCTGATGGTTGACCGAGAATTAAAAATGGTTGAACTCAAAAAAGAAATTAATAAATTCAAAGATATCAAATAA
- a CDS encoding type II secretion system F family protein: protein MPAPRKKQKRYRFAYFGLKNKAYGLIENLSNFIGAGLDIKTALSSMREEEPNTRINNLLKRISDDIDEGLSLADSLEKQNFLDQYTISFIRLGEKSGKLVDNLKLIVLQREKERIFRSKLNSSLLYIVIIFLLTIFVGVGTAWYTLPKVAGVYKDLGANLPLLTIMIIKVGMFFSDYGYFIVPVFMLLILATFYFLFSFPKTKFIGHLILFRIPFISKLIKYVEISRSSYLLGYMLSAGLTISSSLESMPGTTTFNNYKKFYAFLGAKVEEGNSLQKSISSYPKVKKLLTPDVRQMLYAAEKSGTLADTLLKIGVIYENRAETVAKNLPIILEPLFLILVGFGVLLFVLGTMVPIYNFSSII, encoded by the coding sequence ATGCCCGCTCCCCGCAAAAAACAAAAGAGATATCGTTTTGCTTATTTTGGCTTAAAAAATAAAGCCTATGGATTGATTGAAAATCTCTCCAATTTTATCGGGGCTGGTCTTGATATTAAAACAGCGCTCAGCTCTATGCGTGAAGAGGAACCGAATACCCGCATTAATAATTTACTAAAACGCATAAGTGATGATATAGATGAGGGCCTCTCTTTGGCCGATTCACTAGAAAAACAAAATTTTTTAGACCAATATACAATATCTTTTATCCGCCTAGGCGAGAAATCCGGCAAGCTGGTGGACAATCTAAAACTAATTGTTTTGCAGCGCGAAAAAGAAAGGATTTTTCGCTCAAAACTCAACTCTTCTCTCTTGTATATTGTTATAATTTTTCTTCTAACAATTTTTGTAGGCGTTGGTACGGCTTGGTATACTTTACCCAAGGTAGCCGGTGTTTACAAAGATTTGGGAGCAAACTTACCACTCCTTACCATTATGATTATTAAGGTGGGTATGTTTTTTTCCGATTATGGTTATTTCATAGTACCTGTATTCATGCTTCTTATTTTGGCTACTTTTTATTTTCTTTTTAGTTTCCCCAAAACAAAATTTATCGGCCACCTTATTCTTTTTCGGATTCCTTTTATCAGCAAGCTCATTAAATATGTGGAGATTTCCCGCTCCAGTTATCTTTTGGGTTATATGTTATCAGCCGGCTTGACTATTTCTTCGTCCCTAGAATCCATGCCTGGCACTACTACCTTTAATAATTATAAAAAATTTTATGCTTTCCTAGGCGCCAAGGTAGAGGAGGGCAATTCTTTGCAAAAAAGCATCAGCTCTTATCCTAAGGTGAAAAAATTACTCACCCCCGATGTGCGCCAAATGCTTTACGCTGCAGAAAAATCTGGCACACTCGCCGATACCCTGCTCAAGATAGGTGTTATCTATGAGAATCGAGCCGAAACCGTAGCTAAAAATTTACCCATTATTTTAGAGCCCTTGTTTTTGATTTTGGTAGGTTTTGGGGTTTTGCTCTTCGTTTTGGGTACCATGGTGCCGATCTATAATTTTTCTTCTATTATTTAA
- the ftsZ gene encoding cell division protein FtsZ — MVTTKQSKIKKKTIEVKPDIETFAKIKVVGVGGGGNSAVNRMVTSDISGVDFVSVNTDAQALHQNLAKHKLHIGRTVTRGLGAGMNPELGMKSAEESSSEIREVLKGSDMVFITCGLGGGTGTGAAPVIAEIARDIGALTVAVVTRPFSFEGAQRRTIADKGLEELGAKVDTIISIPNDRILQIIDKKTSLLDAFAIVDDVLKQGVKGISDLITKPGLINVDFADVKAIMKESGSALMGIGQGSGENRAVDAAKSAIDSPLLELSIEGAKGVLFTITGPSDLTMNEVNEAARLITASVDSGAKIIFGTTIDNNLKGEVSVTVIATGFGEDAGKRDSKFGVPNTFINPLQTSSPVFIAKINKDLTSPAKTASDNTSEPKERPTRPSPKDITEDDGDEFGIPTFIRRKMK, encoded by the coding sequence ATGGTTACCACCAAACAAAGTAAAATCAAGAAAAAAACAATCGAAGTCAAGCCAGATATAGAGACCTTTGCCAAAATCAAGGTTGTTGGCGTCGGTGGTGGGGGCAATTCTGCTGTCAATCGCATGGTGACAAGTGATATTAGTGGGGTTGACTTTGTTAGTGTAAATACCGACGCGCAGGCTTTGCACCAAAATCTTGCCAAACACAAACTTCATATTGGTCGCACCGTAACTCGGGGGCTTGGCGCCGGCATGAACCCAGAGCTTGGCATGAAATCAGCCGAGGAGTCATCTAGCGAAATCAGGGAGGTTCTGAAGGGTTCTGATATGGTTTTTATTACTTGTGGCTTGGGTGGTGGCACTGGCACTGGGGCAGCGCCAGTTATTGCCGAAATCGCCAGAGACATTGGTGCCCTAACCGTCGCTGTTGTGACTCGTCCATTTTCCTTTGAAGGAGCTCAAAGGCGCACTATCGCCGACAAAGGGCTGGAGGAGTTGGGTGCCAAAGTTGATACCATTATTAGCATACCCAATGATCGCATTCTCCAAATCATAGACAAAAAAACCTCACTTCTTGACGCCTTTGCTATTGTTGATGATGTTTTAAAGCAGGGCGTAAAGGGCATTTCTGATTTGATCACCAAGCCTGGTTTGATTAATGTCGACTTTGCCGACGTCAAAGCTATTATGAAAGAATCTGGCTCAGCCCTTATGGGAATTGGTCAGGGCAGTGGAGAGAACAGGGCTGTTGACGCCGCCAAATCAGCCATTGATTCTCCTTTGCTGGAATTATCTATAGAGGGAGCTAAGGGGGTTCTCTTTACTATTACTGGACCTAGTGACCTGACAATGAACGAAGTCAATGAGGCGGCTCGTCTTATAACCGCTTCGGTTGACTCTGGTGCCAAGATAATTTTTGGTACCACCATTGACAACAATCTCAAGGGCGAGGTTTCCGTAACAGTTATCGCTACTGGATTTGGCGAAGATGCCGGCAAAAGAGATTCCAAATTTGGGGTACCCAATACTTTTATCAATCCACTACAAACATCAAGCCCTGTTTTTATTGCCAAAATAAACAAAGATTTAACCAGCCCCGCAAAAACAGCAAGTGATAATACTTCTGAACCAAAAGAGAGGCCAACTAGGCCCTCACCCAAAGACATTACCGAAGACGATGGTGATGAGTTTGGTATACCCACCTTTATTCGTCGCAAGATGAAATAG
- a CDS encoding diacylglycerol kinase family protein — protein MFSFRDFFRSLRYALMGLRFVWRENNFKIQVFCALLVVFLMFFLGLSRLEKVALLICIIAVLVLESLNTIFEHLSDILKPRLHDYVKIIKDIMAASVLITSLGAVVIGLIIFWPYFFN, from the coding sequence ATGTTTAGTTTCCGAGATTTTTTTCGTAGTCTGCGCTATGCCCTTATGGGCTTACGTTTTGTTTGGCGTGAAAATAATTTTAAAATACAAGTATTCTGCGCTTTGCTAGTTGTTTTTCTGATGTTTTTTCTGGGCCTGTCTCGCCTGGAAAAGGTAGCGCTCTTGATCTGTATAATAGCCGTTTTAGTTTTAGAATCACTCAATACAATTTTTGAACACTTATCTGACATCCTTAAGCCGCGGTTACACGATTATGTAAAAATAATAAAAGACATCATGGCCGCTTCCGTCCTTATTACTTCCCTTGGGGCAGTCGTGATTGGCCTGATTATTTTTTGGCCCTATTTTTTCAATTAG
- a CDS encoding response regulator, with protein MAPKSSPKNILIVDDEKPIANALCIKLKKEGFNAEVVSNGEEALSKITTGHFDLIFLDLMMPKVSGFEVLEVLKSRKNKIPVIVSSNLSQAEDIGKAKSLGAVDYFVKSDTTLSEAVAKVKKFLDNK; from the coding sequence ATGGCTCCAAAATCAAGCCCCAAAAATATTTTAATAGTTGACGATGAAAAGCCCATTGCCAATGCTTTGTGTATAAAGCTTAAAAAGGAGGGTTTTAATGCCGAAGTGGTTTCCAACGGTGAGGAAGCTCTTAGTAAAATTACAACCGGTCATTTTGATTTGATTTTTTTAGACCTCATGATGCCAAAAGTTTCTGGCTTTGAGGTCCTAGAAGTCCTGAAATCTAGGAAAAATAAAATTCCGGTCATCGTTTCCTCCAACCTTAGCCAGGCGGAAGATATTGGCAAAGCAAAAAGTCTGGGGGCCGTAGACTATTTTGTAAAATCAGATACCACGCTGAGTGAGGCGGTCGCAAAAGTCAAAAAGTTTTTAGACAATAAATAA
- a CDS encoding type II secretion system protein, with protein sequence MEEQKKNKSGFSLIEAVVVLFLFGFIGVMTLESYTAFRTNNNIYLARFEIISTLRRAATKSMAVSEDSAWGVNLANDRLIIFKGSNFNLRDINFDEVHPLPSQITISPGGDIIFNKFTGQPSSPVSITLSSNNSHAEIQINQKGFIAY encoded by the coding sequence ATGGAGGAACAGAAAAAAAATAAATCCGGGTTTAGTTTGATAGAGGCGGTGGTCGTTCTTTTTTTATTTGGCTTCATCGGCGTCATGACGCTGGAATCATATACTGCTTTTCGGACAAACAATAATATTTATCTTGCTAGATTTGAAATTATTTCTACCCTACGTCGAGCCGCTACCAAGTCAATGGCTGTGTCTGAAGACAGTGCTTGGGGAGTCAACCTTGCCAATGACAGATTGATCATCTTTAAGGGTAGTAATTTCAACCTTCGTGATATTAATTTTGATGAAGTCCATCCACTACCCTCTCAAATTACCATTAGTCCGGGCGGTGACATTATTTTCAATAAATTTACCGGCCAGCCGTCAAGTCCGGTAAGCATTACTCTATCTTCCAATAATTCCCATGCTGAAATCCAAATCAACCAAAAAGGCTTTATTGCTTATTAA
- a CDS encoding type II/IV secretion system protein, whose amino-acid sequence MAAKTKLDIRSILLKGNYISLEEAENAESASKKKKIPLLDYLFSEGLINKDILGQAIAEHYGVPYADLNTQVPSKEQVLMLPEVLAKKYNLILFRVEKNKIIVATDNPDNKAAVVELQALFKDKKVNLAYSLTDDIRQIFNFYHKTLDTRFGKIIKEENKVAPEIIEEILADAISYNCSDVHFEPQENGVVIRFRIDGILQEAGSVDYKYYENIINRFKVLSLLRIDEHHTTQDGAFRINSEWGMVDVRLSIAPTFYGEKVVLRLLAKHVDILNLDNLGLSEKTQKIISDVLKKPFGMVLSAGPTGSGKSTTLYALLKRLSSAEKNITTIEDPIEYILNGANQIQVSQEKNITFAKGLRSIVRQDPDIILVGEIRDKETAEISVNAALTGHLLFSTFHANNAAAVIPRLIDMGVEPFLLASTLELVIAQRLVRKICDNCRFSYSLDHKELSALSPAIATNLKKTKILYKGKGCSVCNNTGYKGRTAIFELLKTSPEIQDLINNKAQAKDLWLLAKRQGSQSLFEDGLEKVKLGITTLEELFRVAPIDL is encoded by the coding sequence ATGGCGGCAAAAACGAAACTCGATATCAGGAGTATTCTTCTGAAAGGCAATTATATTTCACTAGAGGAGGCTGAAAATGCCGAGTCTGCGAGCAAAAAGAAAAAAATTCCCCTCCTTGATTACTTGTTTTCAGAAGGACTTATAAATAAAGATATCCTTGGTCAGGCTATTGCTGAACACTATGGTGTTCCCTATGCTGATTTGAATACCCAAGTGCCCAGCAAAGAGCAGGTTTTGATGTTGCCAGAAGTCTTGGCCAAAAAATACAATCTCATTTTGTTTCGTGTTGAAAAAAATAAAATTATTGTCGCCACCGACAATCCCGACAACAAGGCTGCGGTCGTCGAGCTGCAGGCATTGTTTAAGGACAAAAAGGTTAATCTCGCTTATTCTCTGACTGATGATATCAGGCAGATTTTTAATTTTTATCACAAAACCCTAGATACACGTTTTGGCAAAATAATAAAAGAAGAAAATAAAGTCGCTCCAGAAATTATAGAAGAAATATTGGCCGATGCTATTAGCTACAATTGTTCTGACGTACATTTTGAGCCGCAAGAAAACGGAGTTGTTATTCGTTTCCGAATCGATGGTATTTTGCAGGAAGCTGGTAGTGTTGACTATAAGTATTATGAAAATATTATAAATCGCTTCAAGGTTTTGTCACTTTTGAGAATTGACGAACACCACACTACCCAAGATGGTGCTTTCCGCATTAATTCAGAGTGGGGGATGGTTGACGTGCGCCTCTCTATTGCCCCCACTTTTTATGGCGAAAAAGTAGTTTTACGCCTTTTGGCCAAGCATGTAGATATTTTAAATTTAGACAACCTGGGGCTTTCTGAAAAAACACAAAAAATTATTAGCGATGTTCTCAAGAAGCCTTTTGGCATGGTTTTGTCTGCTGGCCCAACCGGCTCTGGTAAGAGCACTACTCTTTATGCTCTTTTAAAAAGGCTAAGCAGCGCGGAAAAAAACATTACCACCATTGAAGATCCCATAGAATATATTCTCAACGGCGCCAACCAAATCCAAGTGAGCCAAGAAAAAAATATTACTTTTGCCAAGGGTTTGCGTTCTATTGTCCGCCAGGACCCAGATATTATTCTGGTGGGTGAGATACGCGACAAGGAAACCGCGGAAATTTCTGTTAATGCCGCCCTGACTGGACATCTTTTATTCTCTACTTTCCATGCCAATAATGCCGCTGCTGTGATTCCGCGGCTTATCGATATGGGCGTTGAGCCATTTTTGTTGGCCTCAACCCTTGAATTAGTTATTGCGCAGCGTCTGGTTAGAAAGATTTGTGATAATTGCCGTTTCAGTTATTCTCTCGACCACAAAGAATTAAGTGCTTTATCACCCGCCATCGCCACCAACCTTAAAAAAACAAAAATCCTTTACAAGGGCAAAGGCTGTTCTGTTTGCAACAACACCGGCTATAAAGGGCGAACAGCTATTTTTGAATTATTAAAAACCAGCCCAGAGATTCAGGATTTGATTAACAATAAGGCTCAAGCCAAGGATCTTTGGCTTTTGGCCAAGCGCCAAGGTTCCCAATCGTTATTTGAGGATGGGTTGGAAAAAGTCAAGCTTGGCATTACTACCTTGGAAGAACTTTTCCGCGTTGCTCCAATTGATTTATAA